In Ferrigenium kumadai, the DNA window GGGCATGACCAGCCCGGGCGATCTGATCGAGGGTTTCCATCGTTTCCGTGAGCAGCATTTCACGGACGACGACGCGCTATACCGCCAGCTGGTGCAGGAAGGTCAGACGCCGAAGATATTGGTCGTGGCCTGCTGCGATTCCCGCGTGGACCCCGCGCTGGTGCTCGACTGCGCGCCCGGCGACCTGTTCGTCATCCGCAACGTGGCCAACCTGGTGCCACCCGAGGAGAGCCGCGGCAGCGGACGCCACGGCACCAGTGCCGCTCTGGAATACGGCGTGAGCACCCTGGGCGTGGAGCACATCATCGTGCTGGGGCATGCCCATTGCGGCGGCATCCG includes these proteins:
- a CDS encoding carbonic anhydrase, encoding MTSPGDLIEGFHRFREQHFTDDDALYRQLVQEGQTPKILVVACCDSRVDPALVLDCAPGDLFVIRNVANLVPPEESRGSGRHGTSAALEYGVSTLGVEHIIVLGHAHCGGIRALMSGQRTGETDSFINSWMRLAEDARAGAESEMAGATLEERERAIEQRAILGSLDNLRTFAWIRERIEQGTLTLHGWYFDMEHGQLLGYDAAKGRFELL